ACAACGCCGTGGTGGATGGCAACACGCTGATCGCCAACGACCCGGTGGACTACTGGGACAACACCTTCAATGTGAACCAGCAGAACACTGCGGCCTATGCACAGTTGAACTACGGCAACGACACCGTGCACGGCAACCTCGGCGTGCGCTGGGTGCAGACCAAGATCAACTCGTGGGGCTACAACGTGCCCAGCACCTGCAGCACCTGGGATTGCGTGTTCCCGCCGGGCTTCGGCTACGTGGGCTCCAGCAGCACGAACAACGAGTGGCTGCCTGCGTTCAACATCGCCTGGAACGTCACCCCGGACGTGATCATACGCGGCGCAGCGTCGGAAACCGAAGCCTACGCGCCGTACAACCAGTACGCGCCGTACTTCGAAGCCAATGACACCGTGCTCACCGCCACGGCCGGCAACCCGGACCTGAAGCCGTATCGTTCGGTGAACATCGACCTGTCCGGCGAGTGGTACTTCAACAACGAGTCCATCGTCGCGCTGTCGGGCTTCTACAAGAACGTGCTGAACTATGTGGTGAACGCGGCGACCACGCAGGGCCGGCAGAACGGTTCGTGGGCCCAGCTGATCCAGGGTTCCACCGGGCAGATGCTGGTGGCCAACGGCCTCTGCACGGAGGCGGGCTACTGCCAGTACAGCGTATCGGCGCCCATCAACGGCGGACGGGCCAAGGTGAAGGGCGCGGCCATCAGCTACCAGCAGGCCTTTGGTGAAAGCGGCTTTGGCCTGCGCGCCAACTATACCTACTCCGATTCGCACACCGCCTCCGGCGGTCCGTTGCCGTACAACTCCAAGAACTCGTACACCCTTGCCCCCTACTTCGAGAAGGGGCCGTACAGCGCGAGCATCTCGTACAACTACCGCAGCAAGTACCTCGCCGGCGGTTACGTGGCCGGTGCGCCCGATTCCTACACCGACAGCTTCAAGGAGCTGGATGCCTCGCTGGGTTACAAATTCAACCAGAACTTCTCGCTCACCTTCGACGCGCTCAACCTGCTCGATTCGACTTACAAGCAGTACTACGGCTCACAGATGATCGAGCTGGCCAACGAATACAGCAGCGGTCGCGAGTACATTCTCGAAGCCCATTTCAAGCTTTGATTTGTTGCAACTCCCCGAACAGGGCCTGGCGTTTTGCCAGGCCCCTTTTTTTTCTGTCAGTCCAGCGTGCCTGCACCGAGGCGTTCGTCCTCGTGCCGGATGGCCGCCACCTCGAGCGCCAGGGTGAGTCCGCGCACCACATCCGCGCCGCTCATGCTGGGTGCCTGTGGAAAGCGTGCCGCCTGCGACGGCAGGTAGGGAATGTGCATGAATCCCGCGCGCATGCCGCGATGGCCGGCGGCCAGATGCAGCATCACGTAGGCCACGTGGTTGCACACGAACGTGCCGGCCGTGTTGGACACTTCAGCCGGTAGGCCTTCCGCCAGCAGCGCCTTGAGCATGGCCTTGATGGGCAAGTTGCTGAAGTAGGCGGCGGGACCACCCGCGACTATCGCCTCGTCAACCGGCTGCGCGCCCGCGTTGTCCGCGATGCGCGCGTCCTGCACGTTGATCGCCACGCGTTCGATCGACAGTCGGCTGCGTCCGCCGGCCTGGCCTACGCCAAGCAGGATCGCCGGCTGCACCTCATCCACCGCCAGGGCCAGTTCGCGCTGCGAGTCGGCGAATACCGTGGGAAGCAGGCGGGACACCACGCGGTGGCCGCCGATGGTCTTGCCGTCCAGCTGGCGCACGGCTTCCCACGAGGGATTGATGTCTTCGTTGCCGAACGGCGTGAAGCCGGTCAGCAGGATGCGCGGATGCTTGCTCATGCGTCATGCCTCGTAGCCATGCCCGTGTTCAGCGGAACACCAGCAGCCACATGAAGAGGAAGGTGGCGACAAAAATGCCGAAGGCGCTCCATGCCTGCGCACGGATCACGCCATAGGGGTTGCGAAGCTCCAATAGCGCGGCAGGCACCAGGTTGTAGTCGGCGGCCATCGGCGTAAGCAACGTGCCGCAATAGCCGCACAGCATGCCCATCGAACCGAGGATGGCAGGGTTGGCGCCGTAGCGATGCACCAGCAGGGGCAGGCCGATGCCCGCCATCATCACCGGGAAGGCCGCGAAGGCATTGCCCATGATCACCGTGAACAACACCATGCCCAGCGCGAACACCAGCAGGCACAAGAAGGCGTTGCCCTCGGGGAGGATCATGCTGGCCAGCGCGGCGATGGCAGCCCCGACGCCGCTCTGCGTGAACACTTCGCCCAGCGCGGCCAGCAGCAGCGGCAGGAGCGCGGCCCAGCCAATGGCATCGAGCAGCCGGCGTCCTTCCGACAGCCCCTGCGGCAACGATGCCTGCGCCACGCGGGAGGCGGCAAGCAAGGCCACCACGCAGGCAAGCGCCAGGCCGGTCAAGGTCATCTGCGGCTTGGCGAACAGCGCGATGCCGCCGACAGACAGGTGCTCGCCAAACAGCGCGACCAGCAGGGTCACCAGGGGAATCAGCAGGGCGGGCACGAACAGCGTGTGGCCCAGGCGGATGGCCGACGCCATGCGTGCCGACGCGCTGGCCGTTTCCGGATGCGCGCGTCGGCGAAGCAGCGGCGCAAGCAGGGCCAGTGCGATCACGGCGACCCCGGCAAGCTGCGATGGCAGCGCGTTGCCTGCCTTCTGTGCGGCCAGCACCATGTCGCCACCGGCGAAGAGAAGGCCCAGCAGTGCCCAGAACGCCGCGCGATAACCCTGGCGCTCGCGGGCATTGCGCCATGCGGTGAACAACAGGAACGCCGCGATCAGCCAGTAGGCGTATTCAATGCGCAGCAGGCTCACGCGTTGCGCTCCGCCTGCGCACGACGCTGGAGTCGTCGCTGGAACAGCCATATGCGCACCGATTGGATCACGAAGGCCGCGATGGCCGTGGGCAGGGCCCACAGCGCGATGGAAAGCGGCGTAAGCTCTATGCCGTGCTGTGCATAGAAACCCTGGATCAGCAGCACGGCACCGAGTGCAATGAACACGTCTTCGCCGAAGAAGCGCCCGATGTTGTCGGTGGCGGCAGCCACGGCGCGCACCTCGTCACGATCCGCGTCAGTCAGGCCGGGGTGGATCTTTTCGGCGGCCGCTTCGCCCATCGGCGCGAGCAGCGGACGCACCGTCTGTGGCGCGCCGGCCACGCCGGTCAAGCCCAGCATGGCGAGCAGTTCGCGCACCAGCAGGTAACCAATCAGCAGGCGCGCCAGCGTCATCCCGCGCAATCGTCCCATCCATTGCTGCGCGTGCTCACGCAGGCCGGCGTGTTCGAGCAAGCCGATGGCGGGCAGGGTGAGCACGAACAGCAGCAGCATGCGCGCCGACACAAAACTCTTGCCCAGCAGCGCGAGCAGGTCGGGCACGTGCAGGCCTGCCAGCAGGCCGCTGGTCAGCGCGGCGCAGACCACCACGGGTACGGCGTTGAAGCGCAGTGCGAAACCGATGACGATGACCGCGACGCCCAGCAGCGGCCAGTAGTTCATGCGTGCGTCTCCGTGGCGTGCGGTGCGGCAATGCCAATATCGGCGGCCTCCAGCGCGACGCGCAGCTGGCGCGCGAAGGCGACCGCATGCGCACCGTCGCCGTGCACGCACAAGGTATCGGCCCGCAGCGTGATCACGCTGCCATCCACGGCGCGCACCTGGCCCTCACGTGCCATGGCCATTGCCTGGGCGATGGCTTCGTCGCTTTCCTGGATCACTGCGTCGGGTTCGCGGCGCGGTTGCAGGGAACCGTCGGAGCGGTAGCGCCGATCGGCGAAAGCCTCGGCGGCCACCGGAATGCCGGCGGCCACGCCCGCATCGACCAAGGCCGAGTTGGCCAGTCCGAACAGGCGCAGGCTCGGGTCGAAATCGTGCACGGCCCGCGCAATGGCGGCAGCCAGTGCGGCGTCGCGCGCGGCCATGTTGTACAGCGCACCGTGCGGCTTCACGTGGCGCAGGCGCGTTCCCGCCGCTTGGACAAAGCCGTGCAGCGCGCCGATCTGGTAGAGCGTCAGCGCGTAGGCCTCGTTTGGCGTCACCGCCATTTCGCGACGGC
The nucleotide sequence above comes from Dyella telluris. Encoded proteins:
- the pcp gene encoding pyroglutamyl-peptidase I → MSKHPRILLTGFTPFGNEDINPSWEAVRQLDGKTIGGHRVVSRLLPTVFADSQRELALAVDEVQPAILLGVGQAGGRSRLSIERVAINVQDARIADNAGAQPVDEAIVAGGPAAYFSNLPIKAMLKALLAEGLPAEVSNTAGTFVCNHVAYVMLHLAAGHRGMRAGFMHIPYLPSQAARFPQAPSMSGADVVRGLTLALEVAAIRHEDERLGAGTLD
- a CDS encoding LamB/YcsF family protein — translated: MKNAFAKTIDINSDLGESFGAWRMGDDAALLAIVSSANIACGFHGGDPDIMRGTVAMAIQHDVAIGAHVSLPDLQGFGRREMAVTPNEAYALTLYQIGALHGFVQAAGTRLRHVKPHGALYNMAARDAALAAAIARAVHDFDPSLRLFGLANSALVDAGVAAGIPVAAEAFADRRYRSDGSLQPRREPDAVIQESDEAIAQAMAMAREGQVRAVDGSVITLRADTLCVHGDGAHAVAFARQLRVALEAADIGIAAPHATETHA
- a CDS encoding 5-oxoproline transporter, DUF979 family subunit, whose amino-acid sequence is MSLLRIEYAYWLIAAFLLFTAWRNARERQGYRAAFWALLGLLFAGGDMVLAAQKAGNALPSQLAGVAVIALALLAPLLRRRAHPETASASARMASAIRLGHTLFVPALLIPLVTLLVALFGEHLSVGGIALFAKPQMTLTGLALACVVALLAASRVAQASLPQGLSEGRRLLDAIGWAALLPLLLAALGEVFTQSGVGAAIAALASMILPEGNAFLCLLVFALGMVLFTVIMGNAFAAFPVMMAGIGLPLLVHRYGANPAILGSMGMLCGYCGTLLTPMAADYNLVPAALLELRNPYGVIRAQAWSAFGIFVATFLFMWLLVFR
- a CDS encoding DUF969 domain-containing protein, which codes for MNYWPLLGVAVIVIGFALRFNAVPVVVCAALTSGLLAGLHVPDLLALLGKSFVSARMLLLFVLTLPAIGLLEHAGLREHAQQWMGRLRGMTLARLLIGYLLVRELLAMLGLTGVAGAPQTVRPLLAPMGEAAAEKIHPGLTDADRDEVRAVAAATDNIGRFFGEDVFIALGAVLLIQGFYAQHGIELTPLSIALWALPTAIAAFVIQSVRIWLFQRRLQRRAQAERNA